The following is a genomic window from Pedobacter sp. KBS0701.
TATCGGAGCGAGAATTGATAACCAGAATGTTAAGGGAGACAGACCTTATTATGCACTTAATTCGAATGGCACTGTAAATATTGCAGCGCCAGCCACTCCAACCATACTGGGTTATACCAGCTATGATGAAACCTTAACCAACTGGGCAGCATCAATAGGCGCAAATTATAAGATAAGCACTACTGCAAGTATGTTTGCACGGGCTACAAAAGCTTATAACGCACCAAATATAGGCGATTATAATGCTTCAGGATATAATGGTGCAAACATTAAAAAACGCCCGGTTTATTTAGGCGAAGTAGGTTTTAAATATGCAAAAAACAACCTGGCAATTTTTGCATCAGGAAGTTATTCTGCCATTAAAAATGTTTCGTTAACGATTAATGTGCCTACGACAGCAGCTGGAACACAAGCACTGGTGGCCTTTGGCTCTACACGTACCTGGAGTGCCGAGTATGAAGTTTCCTACAAAATATTTAAACCGCTAAGCTTACGCTTAACCGGAACACTGCAAGATTCTAAATACACCGATTATGAAGCAAATACAAGTGGAAACGCCGCTGTAGCAGCCGAATTTGGAGACCGTGTATATAGTTTTACCGGCAAAAGAACCGAAAGGGTACCTGTATTGAATACAGAGCTAGGTGCCAACTACGATTACAAAAACTTTAACCTGTATGTAGCAGCCAATTATGTTGGCAGCCGTTTTACCTCACCTAGCGGAAGTTACGAGCTTCCATCCTATGTGGTAATGAAAGCCGGAGCAGGATATAATTTTACTAAAAAGATTTCAATAAGATTTTGGGCAGACAACTTGTTAAATGCAAAAGTGTTGACAGAGGGCGATGTTCGTGGAGATCAGTTCAGAGATTTCTCAACCGTAACACCTGGCACATTAATGATTGGCAGAACTTTACTACAACGTACCTTCTGGGGATCATTAGCTTATTCATTCTAAACAAATAAAACCGGAGTTCACGCTCCGGTTTTTTTATTCTAAAACATCATGACAACAAGAAGATCATTTTTACAAAAAGTAAGCGTTGCCGGGGCAGCAGCTTTTTTAAGTCCATCCATTATTACAACAGCTTTAGCACAATCGGCGAAGGTTTCAAAAATCGGAATTGGTCTTTTCACCCTACGCGAACAATTAACGGCAGATGTAAAGGCCACTATTGAACGGGTAGCTAAAATCGGCTATAAACAAGTTGAAACCTATTACGGCTATCCGGGGAAATATGAAGTGAAAGGATTCTGGGGACTGGAAGCCAAAAATTTCAATGCATTATTAAAAGCCAACGGTCTCTCCTCTCCCAGCGGACATTACAACGTCACGGAGTTTTTATCCTCTGGCGATGATAAAGTGTTAAAATCGCACATCGAAACCGCAGCTACTGTTAACCAGAAATATTTTGTTATCCCTGCTTTACCGACTGATATCAGGGCCAATGGAACATTAGATGATTATAAACGCATGGCTGCCAAATTTAACCAGGCAGCCGAACTTTGCCAAAAATCAGGCTTAAAATTGGCTTACCATAACCATAACTTCGAATTTAAAGATCAGGGAAATGGGGTTACAGGTTATGAAACCTTGCTTACTGAAACCGACGCCAATATGGTAGGTTTTGAACTCGA
Proteins encoded in this region:
- a CDS encoding TIM barrel protein, translating into MTTRRSFLQKVSVAGAAAFLSPSIITTALAQSAKVSKIGIGLFTLREQLTADVKATIERVAKIGYKQVETYYGYPGKYEVKGFWGLEAKNFNALLKANGLSSPSGHYNVTEFLSSGDDKVLKSHIETAATVNQKYFVIPALPTDIRANGTLDDYKRMAAKFNQAAELCQKSGLKLAYHNHNFEFKDQGNGVTGYETLLTETDANMVGFELDIFWAVNAGLNPVDMFKKNPGRYKMFHVKDMDKADKAVFVEVGSGRIDFKSIFAASKLAGVDYIFTEQDIIKKEPYESITESYNYIRKNLL